GCTCCGCCGTGGCAGCGAAGCGCCAAGGCCTCGCGGAGTTCACCGGCATCGAGCTGGATGACTACTACCTGTCCATCGCCCGGCAGCGCTTGGAAGAGGTGGACCTTTCCGAAACCGGACCAGGCAAGTAGCCCCCCTGCCGCGCAAATAATCGTTTGGTTTCCCCCGTTCCCCTTCTAGATTCCGGCGTGGACGAGCCGGAGCAGGTAGACAGCGTAGAGGAATACACCAAGGTCGAATCCATCTTCGTCCGCCATCGAAATGCCCTGGTGCTGCGTGCGAAGTTCGCGCCGATCTACACCGACTACTACCTGCACCTGATGCAGCATGGCATCCGCCATTCGCAGGAGCTGGATGAGATGCTGAAGGACAGCCTCGCCGCGATCACCCTCCACTGCGTGGCGCGCCCATGGGCGGAGACCGTGGCATGGACCGTGAACCTCCGCGCACCGCGCGTGAATATCTTTGTGACCGGTAGTTCTCTGGAGGAATCCGTAACCGGTCGTCTCTTCACCGAGGACGTCCGTGAGCCCGATCGCAATTTCTTCTACTCGCAGGTGACTGCGAAGCAATGGGCCGAGCCGCGCCTTTCCACACTCGAAGTGGAGGGCCGCGATCCCCTGCGCTGGGTAGAGCAATACTACGCGCAATCCGAGCAGCGGCCGGCGCGGATGTTCCGCCACGATGACGAGCTTTTCACACTCGTTACCGCCCAGCCGGATTGCGACGAGGAATGGCTTGCCGGCCTCGATGCCGATGCGGCAGAGCGGATTCAAGAGACCGAAGAAACGACCC
This portion of the Luteolibacter luteus genome encodes:
- a CDS encoding Hsp33 family molecular chaperone HslO gives rise to the protein MDEPEQVDSVEEYTKVESIFVRHRNALVLRAKFAPIYTDYYLHLMQHGIRHSQELDEMLKDSLAAITLHCVARPWAETVAWTVNLRAPRVNIFVTGSSLEESVTGRLFTEDVREPDRNFFYSQVTAKQWAEPRLSTLEVEGRDPLRWVEQYYAQSEQRPARMFRHDDELFTLVTAQPDCDEEWLAGLDADAAERIQETEETTLLETRRFHFNCGCDLGRILPVLGSWRERMDELFEDADVITVQCPRCAAKYRVTRDML